The Actinomycetota bacterium genome includes a window with the following:
- a CDS encoding peroxiredoxin family protein — protein MVSLAQRHGEFLDTGVRLYAVSVDPPRQNSAMIEKLHLPFPFLSDPDRDRMIGPLGVSDEHDPRRIARPAMILVRPGGEEAWRFVSRDFADRLPEDEVLEQARTLELPATSQEPPTTGDPEPGPKAMPLTDLPVYFRGAKFAAKAMGLRHPAAKDDADRLFDQMDGYMRVVREFREATGA, from the coding sequence CTGGTCAGCCTGGCCCAGAGACACGGCGAGTTCCTCGACACGGGCGTGCGTCTGTACGCGGTGTCGGTCGATCCTCCGCGTCAGAACTCGGCGATGATCGAGAAGCTGCATCTCCCGTTCCCGTTCCTGAGCGACCCGGATCGCGACCGCATGATCGGCCCGTTGGGCGTCTCCGATGAACACGACCCGCGGCGGATCGCCCGGCCGGCGATGATCCTCGTGCGTCCCGGAGGCGAGGAGGCGTGGCGGTTCGTGTCGCGTGACTTCGCCGACCGCCTTCCCGAGGACGAGGTCCTCGAGCAGGCCCGCACACTCGAGCTCCCGGCGACATCGCAGGAACCGCCCACGACGGGCGATCCGGAGCCGGGCCCGAAGGCGATGCCACTGACGGACCTTCCCGTGTACTTCCGGGGCGCGAAGTTCGCGGCCAAGGCGATGGGCCTGCGGCACCCGGCGGCCAAGGACGACGCCGACCGGCTGTTCGACCAGATGGACGGTTACATGCGCGTGGTGCGCGAGTTCCGGGAGGCCACGGGCGCGTAG